One stretch of Emys orbicularis isolate rEmyOrb1 chromosome 7, rEmyOrb1.hap1, whole genome shotgun sequence DNA includes these proteins:
- the FEZF2 gene encoding fez family zinc finger protein 2 gives MASSAAVETVMPSACPRHEGRSGASNPSKTLAFSIDRIMAKSAEPKPAFGGLEPEPGKKSLGLCPPLPCVLPIPPLAYEVHSKALLTYSELWKGSALRGPAGLCKANCGMCCKAELGLGHSLLPASRVIKPQAISQAAGMPAQGSVYYFNYLDSAYPSELLPGQLFPSSLLGAQPPAGLSAHHKLFLLENAKLAGLAPEKFPSAQYPHKERLPGHLDQVMKENTTLAGERNGVKSHSKVSSSADGKPKNFTCEVCGKVFNAHYNLTRHMPVHTGARPFVCKVCGKGFRQASTLCRHKIIHTQEKPHKCNQCGKAFNRSSTLNTHIRIHAGYKPFVCEFCGKGFHQKGNYKNHKLTHSGEKQYKCTICNKAFHQIYNLTFHMHTHNDKKPFTCGTCGKGFCRNFDLKKHVRKLHDTATPTKELPRSLQS, from the exons ATGGCGAGCTCGGCGGCCGTGGAGACGGTCATGCCCTCCGCCTGCCCGCGCCACGAAGGCAGGAGCGGCGCCTCCAACCCCTCCAAGACGCTGGCCTTCTCCATCGACCGGATCATGGCCAAGAGCGCCGAGCCCAAGCCGGCCTTCggcgggctggagcccgagccgGGCAAGAAGAGCCTGGGCCTCTGCCCGCCGCTGCCCTGCGTGCTGCCCATCCCGCCGCTGGCCTACGAGGTGCACTCCAAGGCGCTGCTCACCTACTCCGAGCTCTGGAAGGGCAGCGCCCTGCGGGGCCCGGCCGGGCTGTGCAAAGCCAACTGCGGCATGTGTTGCAAGGCGGAGCTGGGCCTCGGGCACTCGCTGCTGCCGGCCAGCCGAGTGATCAAGCCCCAGGCCATCAGCCAGGCGGCGGGGATGCCCGCCCAGGGCTCCGTGTATTACTTCAACTACCTGGACTCCGCGTACCCCTCCGAGCTGCTCCCCGGCCAGCTCTTCCCTTCCAGCCTGCTGGGCGCCCAGCCCCCGGCCGGCCTCTCGGCGCACCACAAACTCTTCCTGCTGGAGAACGCCAAGCTGGCCGGGCTGGCGCCGGAGAAGTTCCCCAGCGCCCAGTACCCGCACAAGGAGCGGCTCCCCGGCCACCTGGACCAGGTGATGAAGGAGAACACGACCCTGGCCGGGGAGAGGAACGGGGTGAAAAGCCACAGCAAAGTCAGCAGCTCCGCGGACGGCAAGCCCAAGAATTTCACCTGCGAAGTGTGTGGCAAG GTCTTCAATGCCCATTACAACTTAACTCGCCACATGCCAGTCCACACGGGGGCCAGGCCGTTCGTCTGCAAAGTTTGTGGCAAGGGCTTTCGCCAGGCCAGCACCTTGTGCAGACACAAAATTATCCACACGCAG GAAAAACCTCACAAATGTAACCAATGCGGCAAAGCTTTCAACAGAAGCTCCACGCTAAATACGCACATTAGAATCCACGCGGGCTACAAACCTTTCGTGTGTGAATTTTGTGGCAAGGGATTTCAccaaaaag GAAACTACAAGAACCATAAATTGACTCACAGCGGCGAGAAGCAGTACAAATGCACCATCTGCAACAAAGCCTTTCACCAGATCTATAACTTGACTTTCCACATGCACACTCACAACGACAAGAAACCCTTCACGTGCGGCACCTGCGGCAAAGGCTTTTGCAGAAACTTTGATTTAAAGAAGCACGTCCGAAAGCTACACGACACCGCGACCCCTACAAAAGAGCTGCCTAGGAGTTTGCAAAGCTAA